From the genome of Ralstonia pickettii, one region includes:
- a CDS encoding competence/damage-inducible protein A, producing the protein MAFGMIIIGDEILSGRREDKHLRKLIEVLGERGLTLEWAEYVGDQPARITSVLKRTFASDDVVFCTGGIGATPDDHTRQCAAAALGVPLELHPEAREQITLRIIESANGDPVKADVSTPENQHRFKMGEFPQGARIIPNSYNRIPGFSVGHHHFVPGFPVMAWPMMEWVLDTYYADQFHRAPREERSFLVFGLPESRLTPLMERIEAEFDGVKVFSLPSVGDAARGERYARSHIDLGVKGAPEAVARAYVMLREGALALGGEIFEAGVPANS; encoded by the coding sequence ATGGCTTTCGGCATGATCATCATCGGCGACGAGATTCTCTCTGGCCGCCGCGAAGACAAACACCTGCGCAAGCTGATCGAAGTGCTTGGCGAGCGCGGCCTGACATTGGAGTGGGCCGAGTACGTCGGCGACCAGCCCGCGCGCATTACGAGCGTACTCAAGCGTACGTTCGCCAGCGACGACGTGGTGTTCTGCACTGGCGGCATTGGCGCCACCCCCGATGACCACACGCGCCAGTGCGCCGCTGCTGCGCTGGGCGTGCCGTTGGAGCTGCATCCGGAAGCGCGCGAGCAAATCACGCTGCGCATCATTGAGTCGGCCAACGGTGACCCGGTCAAGGCTGATGTCTCCACGCCCGAAAACCAGCACCGCTTCAAGATGGGTGAGTTTCCGCAGGGCGCGCGCATCATCCCGAACAGCTATAACCGCATCCCTGGTTTCTCGGTCGGGCATCACCATTTCGTTCCGGGTTTTCCGGTGATGGCCTGGCCGATGATGGAGTGGGTGCTCGACACCTATTACGCCGATCAATTCCACCGCGCACCGCGCGAGGAACGCTCGTTCCTGGTGTTCGGCTTGCCGGAGTCGCGGCTCACACCGCTGATGGAGCGCATCGAAGCAGAGTTCGATGGCGTGAAGGTCTTCAGCCTGCCCAGCGTAGGCGATGCGGCGCGTGGGGAGCGCTATGCCCGCTCGCACATCGACCTTGGTGTAAAAGGCGCACCGGAAGCCGTGGCGCGCGCCTATGTGATGCTGCGGGAGGGCGCGTTGGCGCTAGGCGGAGAAATTTTCGAAGCTGGAGTCCCCGCCAATTCCTGA
- a CDS encoding DUF4124 domain-containing protein, translating to MFRPSPRIASGLVAAAAAVFATLSVQAPAYADDVYLCTGPNGVPEYRNSGNVKGCKKLTLPDVVTVPGTRSPRSAGAAPAPAQNNAGGGFPRVDNATQKARDGERRQVLEAELADEERKLQALKAEYNNGQPERQGNERNYQKYLDRTAQLKGDIERSQANVDSIRRELGNLKE from the coding sequence ATGTTCCGTCCTTCCCCACGCATCGCATCCGGACTGGTTGCCGCCGCCGCGGCGGTGTTTGCCACGCTGTCCGTGCAGGCACCCGCGTACGCTGATGATGTCTATCTGTGCACCGGCCCGAATGGCGTGCCGGAGTATCGCAACAGCGGCAACGTGAAAGGCTGCAAGAAGCTGACACTGCCCGATGTGGTGACCGTGCCTGGCACGCGTAGCCCGCGCAGTGCTGGAGCGGCACCGGCACCGGCGCAAAACAATGCGGGCGGTGGCTTCCCCCGCGTGGACAACGCCACGCAGAAGGCGCGGGACGGCGAACGCCGCCAGGTGCTGGAGGCCGAGCTGGCAGACGAGGAGCGCAAGCTCCAGGCGTTGAAGGCCGAATACAACAACGGTCAGCCCGAGCGCCAGGGCAACGAACGTAACTATCAGAAGTATCTGGACCGCACCGCGCAGTTGAAGGGCGACATCGAACGCAGCCAAGCCAATGTCGATTCCATCCGCCGGGAGCTGGGCAATCTCAAGGAGTAG
- the ugpA gene encoding sn-glycerol-3-phosphate ABC transporter permease UgpA gives MEKRVVFRSRWLPYVLVAPQIVITLVFFFWPAGQALYQSLLRQDAFGINLEFVGLENFRDLFADPTYLGSFQTTAVFAIGVALVGLGTSLALAYFADRALRGATFYKTLLIWPYAIAPAVAGVLWSFLFNPSLGIVSFVIRKMGVDWNFVLNGGQALTLVVIIAAWKQISYNFLFFLAGLQSIPKSLIEAAAIDGAGPWKRFWSIVFPLLSPTTFFLMVVNVVYAFFDTFAIIDSVTQGGPFKATETLVFKVYQDGVRGLDIGGSAAQSVILMGLVIVLTIVQFRYVERKVQY, from the coding sequence ATGGAAAAACGCGTCGTTTTTCGGTCGCGCTGGCTGCCGTATGTGCTGGTGGCCCCGCAGATCGTCATCACTCTGGTGTTCTTCTTCTGGCCGGCCGGGCAGGCGCTTTACCAGTCGCTGCTGCGCCAGGATGCCTTCGGCATCAACCTCGAATTCGTGGGGCTGGAGAACTTTCGTGATCTCTTTGCTGATCCGACCTATCTCGGTTCGTTCCAGACCACGGCGGTATTCGCCATTGGCGTTGCGCTGGTTGGTCTTGGCACCTCGCTGGCGCTGGCGTATTTTGCCGATCGCGCGCTGCGTGGCGCCACGTTCTATAAGACCTTGCTGATCTGGCCGTACGCGATTGCGCCGGCCGTCGCGGGCGTGCTGTGGAGCTTCCTGTTCAACCCATCACTGGGCATCGTCTCGTTCGTGATCCGCAAGATGGGCGTGGACTGGAACTTCGTGCTCAACGGCGGTCAGGCGCTGACGCTGGTGGTCATCATCGCGGCGTGGAAGCAGATCAGCTACAACTTCCTCTTCTTCCTGGCAGGGCTGCAAAGCATTCCGAAGTCGCTGATCGAAGCGGCCGCCATTGACGGTGCCGGGCCGTGGAAGCGCTTCTGGTCGATCGTTTTTCCGCTGCTGTCGCCCACTACGTTCTTCCTAATGGTGGTGAACGTTGTGTATGCGTTCTTCGACACCTTCGCCATCATCGATTCGGTCACGCAGGGCGGCCCGTTCAAGGCGACGGAGACGCTGGTGTTCAAGGTTTATCAAGACGGCGTGCGCGGCCTCGACATCGGTGGATCCGCAGCGCAGTCGGTGATCCTCATGGGCTTGGTCATCGTGCTGACGATCGTTCAGTTCCGTTATGTCGAACGCAAAGTCCAATACTGA
- the ugpB gene encoding sn-glycerol-3-phosphate ABC transporter substrate-binding protein UgpB, whose translation MSIKKIAGAAAVLAACTFAQGAYAVTEIQWWHSMEGALNDKVNEIATKFNASQSDYKIVPVYKGQYDESLAAGIAAFRAGNAPAILQVFEVGTATMMNAKGAIVPVAKVMKDAGEKFDPKAYVPAVAGYYTSNKGEMLSFPFNSSTTIMYYNKDAFKKAGLDPNKPPATWQEVAVDAAKLKAAGVPCGYTTDWQSWVHLESFSAWHNVSFATENNGFGGAKARLNFNGPVQIKHIENLLDMQKKGYFTYAGRKDEPKAKFIAGECAMHTGSSAALANIRKNAKFSFSPAPLPYEAGVAGAPQNTIIGGASLWVMGGHKAEEYKGVAKFFSFLSRPEVQADWHQSTGYLPVTLEAYELTKKSGFYEKNPGADVAVKQMIVKTTDKSRGIRLGNFPQIRQVIDEELESVWAGKKAPKEALDTAVSRGNELLVRFEKTVKE comes from the coding sequence ATGTCGATCAAGAAGATTGCGGGGGCGGCGGCAGTACTGGCCGCGTGTACGTTTGCGCAGGGCGCGTACGCAGTGACGGAAATCCAGTGGTGGCATTCGATGGAAGGCGCCTTGAACGACAAGGTGAATGAGATCGCCACCAAGTTCAACGCCAGCCAGTCCGACTACAAGATCGTGCCGGTCTACAAGGGCCAATACGATGAATCGCTGGCCGCCGGCATTGCGGCCTTCCGCGCCGGCAATGCACCGGCCATCCTGCAAGTCTTCGAAGTCGGTACCGCAACGATGATGAACGCCAAGGGCGCCATCGTGCCGGTAGCGAAGGTCATGAAGGATGCCGGCGAGAAGTTTGATCCGAAGGCCTATGTGCCGGCCGTAGCGGGTTACTACACGTCGAACAAGGGCGAGATGCTGTCTTTCCCGTTCAACAGCTCGACGACGATCATGTATTACAACAAGGACGCCTTCAAGAAGGCCGGCCTTGACCCGAACAAGCCGCCCGCAACGTGGCAGGAAGTGGCTGTCGACGCGGCCAAGCTGAAGGCGGCGGGCGTGCCTTGCGGTTACACGACCGACTGGCAATCGTGGGTGCATCTGGAGAGCTTCTCGGCATGGCACAACGTGTCGTTCGCGACCGAGAACAACGGTTTTGGCGGTGCCAAGGCTCGCCTGAACTTCAACGGCCCGGTGCAGATCAAGCACATCGAGAACCTGCTCGACATGCAGAAGAAGGGTTACTTCACCTACGCCGGCCGCAAGGACGAGCCGAAGGCGAAGTTCATCGCGGGGGAGTGCGCCATGCACACGGGTTCGTCGGCCGCGCTGGCGAACATCCGCAAGAACGCCAAGTTCAGTTTCAGCCCCGCGCCGCTGCCGTACGAAGCAGGCGTGGCGGGCGCGCCGCAGAACACGATCATCGGCGGCGCTTCGCTGTGGGTGATGGGCGGCCACAAGGCTGAGGAGTACAAGGGCGTGGCGAAGTTCTTCTCGTTCCTGTCGCGTCCCGAGGTGCAGGCTGACTGGCACCAGTCGACGGGCTATCTGCCCGTGACCCTGGAAGCGTATGAGCTGACCAAGAAGTCCGGCTTTTATGAGAAGAACCCCGGCGCCGACGTGGCCGTGAAGCAGATGATCGTCAAGACGACCGACAAGTCGCGCGGGATCCGTCTGGGCAACTTCCCGCAGATCCGTCAGGTGATCGACGAAGAGCTGGAATCCGTCTGGGCCGGCAAGAAGGCGCCGAAGGAGGCGCTGGACACTGCAGTGTCACGCGGTAACGAGCTGCTCGTCCGCTTCGAGAAGACCGTCAAGGAATAA
- a CDS encoding HAD family hydrolase, which yields MLAPPATPAAPDSPETTPVIAERRVPLPLHQLPDDALRNITGVFTDVDGTLTTRGKLPALTYSALERLHRAGIKVVPVTGRSIAWCEVIARLWPVDAVIGENGAFAMRVDSRGHLAVDFVDDAQTRARNLERIREIGAEIRRAVPGSALATDQAWHAADLAVDHAEQVPPLPQHAVQHIVDIMRTHGMHATVSSIHVNGWFGKHDKLSASVSLARRAFGLDLHAERDRWVFVGDSANDAAMFEFFPLSVGVANVLDVMDTLPMPPAYLTEAEGGGGFAEVAERILQTRSLALPAPRS from the coding sequence ATGCTTGCCCCGCCCGCCACTCCTGCCGCTCCGGACTCGCCTGAAACCACGCCGGTCATCGCCGAACGACGCGTTCCGCTGCCCCTCCATCAGCTCCCGGATGACGCACTGCGCAATATCACGGGCGTCTTCACCGACGTCGACGGCACGCTTACCACGCGCGGCAAGCTGCCCGCGCTGACCTATTCGGCGCTGGAGCGGCTGCATCGTGCCGGCATCAAAGTCGTGCCGGTCACGGGCCGGTCGATTGCGTGGTGCGAAGTCATTGCGCGGCTGTGGCCCGTTGATGCCGTGATCGGAGAAAACGGCGCCTTTGCCATGCGCGTCGATTCGCGCGGGCATCTCGCTGTGGATTTTGTGGATGACGCGCAAACCCGCGCGCGCAACCTTGAGCGCATCCGCGAAATCGGTGCGGAGATCAGGCGTGCGGTGCCGGGTTCAGCCCTCGCAACAGACCAGGCATGGCACGCTGCGGATCTCGCTGTCGATCACGCCGAACAAGTCCCGCCACTGCCGCAGCACGCCGTGCAGCACATCGTCGACATCATGCGCACGCACGGGATGCATGCCACCGTCAGCTCGATTCACGTCAACGGCTGGTTCGGCAAGCACGACAAGCTCAGCGCCAGCGTTTCGCTGGCGCGCCGCGCATTCGGCCTTGACCTGCATGCCGAGCGCGACCGTTGGGTGTTCGTGGGCGACTCCGCCAACGATGCAGCAATGTTCGAGTTCTTCCCGCTCTCCGTGGGTGTGGCCAACGTGCTGGACGTGATGGATACGTTACCCATGCCACCCGCTTACCTCACAGAAGCCGAGGGCGGCGGCGGCTTTGCTGAAGTCGCCGAGCGCATCCTGCAAACACGCTCCCTGGCCCTGCCCGCACCGCGCAGCTGA
- the ugpE gene encoding sn-glycerol-3-phosphate ABC transporter permease UgpE, with amino-acid sequence MIERRPFLDFLTHVVLILGVIVVAFPVYVVFVASSLTAEDVLQAPMSLIPGPHLIENYRTVLTSGMGNSATPVGTMLMNSLIMALGISLGKIAISIISAFAIVYFKFPLRKTFFWLIFVTLMLPVEVRILPTYKVVSDLGMLNSYAGLTIPIIASATATFLFRQFFLTIPDELAEAARIDGAGPLKFFWDVVLPLSRTSIAALFVIQFIYGWNQYLWPLLITTEKNMTPIVLGVTQMISRSGDSATDWNLLMATVMLAMLPPAAIVIGMQRWFVKGLVETEK; translated from the coding sequence ATGATTGAACGCCGTCCGTTCCTAGACTTCCTCACCCACGTCGTGCTGATTCTCGGTGTGATCGTCGTGGCGTTTCCTGTGTACGTCGTATTTGTCGCGTCGTCGTTGACGGCCGAAGACGTGCTGCAGGCGCCCATGTCGCTGATCCCCGGTCCGCACCTCATCGAAAACTACCGCACGGTGCTCACGTCGGGTATGGGCAACTCGGCAACGCCGGTCGGCACCATGCTCATGAACAGCCTGATCATGGCACTGGGCATCTCGCTCGGGAAGATCGCCATCTCCATCATCTCGGCGTTTGCGATCGTCTATTTCAAGTTCCCGCTGCGCAAGACGTTCTTCTGGCTCATCTTCGTCACGCTGATGCTGCCGGTGGAAGTTCGGATCCTGCCCACGTACAAGGTGGTGTCGGACCTTGGCATGCTGAACAGCTACGCTGGCCTGACGATTCCGATCATTGCGTCGGCCACGGCCACGTTCCTGTTTCGGCAGTTCTTTTTGACTATTCCCGATGAACTTGCGGAAGCCGCTCGCATCGATGGCGCGGGCCCGCTCAAGTTCTTTTGGGACGTGGTGCTGCCGCTCTCGCGCACCAGCATCGCGGCATTGTTCGTGATCCAGTTCATCTACGGCTGGAACCAGTATCTCTGGCCGCTCCTGATCACGACGGAAAAGAACATGACGCCCATTGTGCTGGGCGTGACGCAAATGATCTCCCGCTCCGGCGATTCCGCCACCGACTGGAACCTGCTGATGGCCACCGTGATGCTGGCCATGTTGCCGCCCGCGGCAATCGTGATCGGGATGCAGCGGTGGTTCGTGAAGGGCCTCGTCGAAACCGAAAAGTAA
- a CDS encoding 3-hydroxylaminophenol mutase encodes MSQSIADVMKLVKENDVKFVDFRFTDTKGKEQHVSVPVSHFDEDKFESGHAFDGSSIAGWKGIEASDMLLVPDANTAHIDPFYEEPTLVLTCDVVEPSDGKGYDRDPRSIAKRAEAYLKSTGLGDTAYFGPEPEFFIFDGVTWNIDMQGCFVKIHSEEAPWSSGKDFEHGNSGHRPGKKGGYFPVAPIDTFQDMRSEMCLILESLGIPVEVHHHEVAGQGQNEIGTKFSTLVQRADWTQLQKYVIQNVAHTYGKTATFMPKPVVGDNGSGMHVHQSVWKDGQNLFAGNGYAGLSEFALYYIGGIIKHARALNALTNPGTNSYKRLVPGFEAPVKLAYSARNRSASIRIPYVANPKGRRIETRFPDPLMNPYLGFSALLMAGLDGVQNKIHPGEAADKNLYDLPPEEDAKIPTVCSSLDQALEYLDKDREFLTRGGVFSNAMLDAYIELKMEEVTRFRMTTHPLEFEMYYSL; translated from the coding sequence ATGTCCCAAAGCATTGCAGACGTGATGAAGCTCGTGAAGGAAAACGACGTCAAGTTCGTCGATTTCCGCTTCACCGATACCAAGGGTAAGGAGCAGCACGTCTCGGTCCCCGTTTCGCACTTCGACGAAGACAAGTTCGAAAGCGGCCACGCATTCGACGGCTCGTCGATCGCCGGCTGGAAAGGCATCGAAGCGTCGGACATGCTGCTGGTGCCGGATGCAAACACCGCGCACATCGACCCGTTCTACGAAGAGCCGACCCTGGTTCTGACCTGCGACGTGGTCGAGCCGTCGGACGGCAAGGGCTACGACCGCGACCCGCGCTCGATCGCCAAGCGCGCTGAAGCCTACCTGAAGAGCACCGGCTTGGGCGACACCGCCTACTTTGGTCCGGAACCCGAATTCTTCATCTTCGACGGCGTGACCTGGAACATCGACATGCAGGGTTGCTTCGTGAAGATCCATTCCGAAGAAGCTCCGTGGTCGTCGGGCAAGGACTTCGAACACGGCAACTCGGGCCACCGTCCGGGCAAGAAGGGCGGCTACTTCCCGGTCGCCCCGATCGACACGTTCCAAGACATGCGCTCGGAAATGTGCCTGATCCTGGAATCGCTGGGCATTCCGGTCGAAGTGCACCACCACGAAGTGGCAGGCCAAGGCCAGAACGAAATCGGCACGAAGTTCAGCACGCTGGTGCAACGCGCCGACTGGACGCAGCTGCAAAAGTACGTGATCCAGAACGTCGCGCACACGTACGGCAAGACCGCCACGTTCATGCCGAAGCCGGTCGTCGGCGACAACGGTTCGGGCATGCACGTTCACCAGTCGGTGTGGAAGGACGGCCAGAACCTGTTCGCAGGCAACGGCTACGCTGGTCTGTCGGAGTTCGCGCTGTACTACATCGGCGGCATCATCAAGCACGCCCGCGCGTTGAACGCCCTGACCAACCCGGGTACGAACTCGTACAAGCGCCTGGTGCCGGGCTTCGAAGCTCCGGTCAAGCTGGCTTACTCGGCACGTAACCGCTCGGCTTCGATCCGTATTCCGTACGTTGCGAACCCGAAGGGCCGCCGTATCGAAACCCGCTTCCCGGATCCGCTGATGAACCCGTACCTGGGCTTCTCGGCACTGCTGATGGCGGGTCTGGATGGCGTGCAGAACAAGATCCACCCGGGCGAAGCAGCCGACAAGAACCTGTACGACCTGCCGCCGGAAGAAGACGCAAAGATCCCGACCGTGTGCTCCAGCCTGGATCAGGCCCTCGAGTACCTGGACAAGGACCGCGAATTCCTGACCCGCGGTGGTGTGTTCTCCAATGCAATGCTGGATGCCTACATTGAACTGAAGATGGAAGAAGTCACGCGCTTCCGCATGACGACGCACCCGCTCGAGTTCGAGATGTACTACTCGCTGTAA
- the ntrC gene encoding nitrogen regulation protein NR(I) → MKPIWIVDDDQSIRWVLEKALARESLLSRSFTNVRDALNALDEETPQVLISDVRMPGGSGLDLLQAIKAKHPGLPVIIMTAYSDLDSAVAAFQGGAFEYLAKPFDVDRAVELIRRALEESLREEEIDDRLSDAPEILGQAPAMQDVFRAIGRLSQSNVTVLITGESGTGKELVARALHKHSPRASGPFIALNTAAIPKDLLESELFGHERGAFTGAQTMRRGRFEQAEGGTLFLDEIGDMPFDLQTRLLRVLSDGHFYRVGGHNPLKANVRVIAATHQNLETRVKDGLFREDLFHRLNVIRLRLPALRERPEDITLLARHFLQKSAKELGVEPKRMSDDALAHIATLPFPGNVRQLENLCNWLTVMAPAQTIETKDLPADLVRGNAQMLPTMGETTSRPAVIGEPSLGGEPYGAPPSVDTLFSNTSVGASIAAGWERALAGEAKAMLEAGQPDVMDALTRRFEKAILEAALGVTRGRRVEAATRLGIGRNTITRKLQELGFD, encoded by the coding sequence ATGAAGCCAATCTGGATAGTCGACGACGATCAATCCATCCGCTGGGTCCTAGAGAAGGCGCTGGCACGCGAAAGCCTGCTCTCGCGCAGCTTTACCAACGTGCGCGACGCGCTCAACGCGCTCGACGAAGAAACGCCGCAGGTCCTGATCTCCGACGTCCGCATGCCCGGTGGCTCGGGCTTGGATCTGCTGCAGGCCATCAAGGCCAAGCACCCGGGGCTGCCGGTCATCATCATGACTGCGTATTCCGATCTCGACAGTGCCGTGGCGGCGTTCCAGGGCGGCGCGTTCGAATATCTCGCCAAGCCGTTTGACGTGGATCGCGCAGTCGAACTGATCCGCCGTGCGCTGGAAGAGAGCCTGCGCGAAGAGGAGATCGATGATCGCCTGAGCGATGCGCCGGAGATCCTCGGACAGGCGCCGGCCATGCAGGACGTGTTCCGCGCGATCGGGCGGCTGTCGCAGTCCAACGTGACGGTGCTGATCACCGGCGAATCCGGCACGGGTAAGGAACTGGTGGCTCGGGCGCTGCATAAGCACAGCCCACGCGCCAGCGGCCCGTTTATCGCGCTGAATACGGCGGCGATTCCAAAAGACCTGCTCGAATCCGAGCTGTTCGGCCACGAGCGTGGCGCATTTACCGGCGCGCAGACCATGCGTCGCGGGCGCTTCGAGCAAGCCGAGGGCGGCACGCTCTTCCTCGATGAAATCGGCGATATGCCGTTCGATCTGCAGACGCGATTGCTGCGCGTTCTGTCGGACGGACACTTCTATCGCGTGGGCGGTCACAACCCGCTCAAGGCCAACGTGCGCGTCATCGCGGCCACGCACCAGAATCTTGAAACACGCGTCAAGGACGGCCTGTTCCGCGAAGACTTGTTCCACCGCCTGAACGTAATCCGTCTGCGCTTGCCGGCACTGCGCGAGCGTCCGGAAGACATCACGTTGTTGGCGCGCCATTTCCTGCAGAAGAGTGCCAAGGAGCTGGGCGTCGAGCCCAAGCGCATGTCGGACGATGCGCTGGCGCACATCGCGACGCTGCCGTTCCCCGGCAACGTGCGGCAACTGGAAAACCTCTGCAACTGGCTGACCGTGATGGCGCCGGCGCAGACGATCGAAACCAAGGATTTGCCGGCCGACCTGGTGCGTGGCAACGCGCAGATGCTGCCCACCATGGGCGAGACCACTTCGCGCCCGGCAGTCATTGGCGAACCGTCTCTTGGTGGGGAACCTTATGGTGCTCCGCCGTCGGTCGACACGCTGTTCTCCAACACGTCCGTGGGCGCGTCAATTGCGGCTGGTTGGGAGCGGGCGCTTGCGGGCGAGGCGAAGGCCATGCTGGAAGCGGGGCAGCCCGACGTCATGGACGCCCTCACGCGTCGCTTTGAGAAGGCGATCCTCGAGGCTGCGCTTGGTGTCACGCGCGGCCGTCGTGTCGAGGCCGCAACTCGGCTGGGTATTGGTCGCAACACCATCACGCGCAAATTGCAGGAGCTGGGCTTCGACTGA
- the glnL gene encoding nitrogen regulation protein NR(II), with translation MRRLIRKAARRDEQEQTTPSAPSASAAREAAGGDPIDGPPPIPFSHGAPPLFPGLDAAPNPILFVRHPALTIFYANPAAEAALAVSRRQLVEMSLYELFVDPSELAEMIATVAARQFDAKRRDVSLDRLGHEPLHAHAVVGALDFAPASVLLELLPNEQKIRSEREERLLDLTSANKELIRNLAHEIKNPLGGIRGAAQLLEFELPERSLREYTQVIIKESDRLQTLVDRLLEPHRHPHIVGDVNIHEVLERVRSVVLAEFPQGLEIVRDYDASLPEFRGDKEQLIQAVLNIVHNAAHALGARIAQGDGEIILRTRVARKVTIAKRLYKLALDLHVVDNGPGIPDDIRERIFFPLVSGREGGSGLGLTLAQTFVQQHDGLIECESRPGQTDFRILVPLH, from the coding sequence ATGCGTCGACTGATCCGCAAAGCGGCACGCCGCGATGAACAGGAACAGACGACGCCATCTGCGCCGTCAGCGTCCGCCGCGCGTGAGGCGGCCGGAGGCGACCCCATCGACGGGCCGCCACCCATTCCGTTTTCACATGGTGCGCCGCCATTGTTCCCTGGGCTCGACGCGGCGCCCAATCCCATCCTCTTCGTCCGCCATCCTGCGCTGACAATCTTCTACGCCAATCCCGCCGCTGAAGCCGCGCTGGCCGTGTCACGCCGGCAGTTGGTGGAGATGTCGCTGTACGAGCTGTTTGTTGACCCGTCCGAACTGGCCGAGATGATTGCCACCGTGGCAGCCCGCCAATTCGATGCCAAGCGGCGCGACGTCTCGCTCGACCGTTTGGGCCACGAACCGCTGCACGCGCACGCTGTCGTGGGCGCACTCGACTTTGCGCCTGCGTCAGTGCTGCTTGAGCTGCTGCCCAACGAGCAGAAGATCCGCAGCGAGCGCGAAGAGCGCCTGCTGGACCTGACCTCCGCCAACAAAGAGCTGATCCGCAATCTGGCACACGAGATCAAGAATCCGTTGGGCGGCATTCGCGGCGCCGCACAGTTGCTGGAGTTCGAACTGCCCGAGCGCTCCCTGCGCGAGTACACGCAGGTCATCATCAAGGAGTCCGATCGGCTGCAGACGCTGGTTGACCGCCTGCTTGAGCCGCACCGGCATCCACATATCGTCGGCGATGTGAACATCCACGAGGTACTGGAGCGCGTGCGCTCCGTGGTGCTGGCGGAGTTTCCGCAGGGCCTCGAGATCGTGCGCGACTACGACGCGAGCCTGCCGGAGTTTCGCGGTGACAAGGAGCAGCTGATTCAGGCTGTGCTCAACATCGTGCACAACGCGGCGCATGCGCTTGGCGCTCGGATTGCGCAGGGCGATGGCGAAATCATTCTGCGCACGCGCGTTGCGCGCAAAGTTACGATTGCAAAGCGTCTTTACAAGCTGGCATTGGACTTGCATGTAGTGGACAACGGTCCTGGTATCCCGGACGACATCCGCGAGCGAATCTTCTTCCCGCTGGTGTCAGGAAGGGAGGGGGGAAGTGGGCTGGGCCTGACACTCGCGCAGACGTTCGTGCAGCAGCATGACGGCCTGATCGAATGCGAGAGCAGGCCAGGTCAGACGGATTTCCGCATTCTCGTACCGTTGCACTGA
- a CDS encoding rhodanese-like domain-containing protein, protein MTATTLTRESLLEAAAARRESDRLPYFGALSPQEAAALLAADPQARLVDVRTRAELDWVGTPDISPGQFVHVEWNQYPGGVRNANFLSALEAAVPKDVPVLFLCRSAARSKHAAAAAAQAGYTAAMDVLEGFEGAKDSEGHRKTVEGWCFRGLPWHGA, encoded by the coding sequence ATGACCGCTACCACGCTCACCCGTGAGTCCCTGCTGGAAGCCGCCGCCGCCCGCCGCGAGTCTGACCGATTGCCGTACTTCGGCGCGCTGTCGCCACAGGAGGCTGCTGCGCTGCTCGCCGCCGACCCGCAAGCGCGCCTGGTGGACGTGCGGACGCGTGCGGAACTCGACTGGGTGGGCACGCCCGACATCTCGCCCGGCCAGTTCGTGCATGTGGAATGGAATCAGTATCCCGGCGGCGTGCGCAACGCCAACTTCCTGAGCGCCCTGGAAGCTGCCGTTCCGAAGGACGTCCCGGTGCTGTTCCTGTGCCGCAGCGCGGCGCGCTCCAAGCACGCAGCCGCTGCGGCTGCGCAGGCTGGCTATACGGCGGCGATGGATGTGCTGGAAGGTTTCGAGGGCGCCAAAGACAGCGAAGGCCATCGTAAGACCGTCGAAGGTTGGTGCTTCCGCGGTCTGCCCTGGCACGGCGCCTAA